In the genome of Chryseobacterium arthrosphaerae, one region contains:
- a CDS encoding DMT family transporter gives MITDTISKDQAVNGWINGFIGVLLFSGSMPATKLAVMEMDPLFVTIARAVIAGVLALSVLLIYKEKRPAKNQLFSLILVSIGCVIGFPLLSSIALQYLTSAHSIVFLGMLPLATAIFGVFRGGERPHPIFWFFSVIGSLLVIGYAFSQGISASPVGDLLMLLAVILCGMGYAEGAKLSKTLGGWQVISWALVISLPVMLLLLLVSFPGNLETVSFKGWFGLGYISLFSMFIGFIFWYKGLAQGGITSVGQLQLLQPFFGLALAAYLLHEQVSIGMLAVTVGVILCVAGTKKFAK, from the coding sequence ATGATAACAGATACAATTTCAAAAGATCAGGCTGTCAATGGCTGGATCAACGGATTCATAGGAGTGCTGCTTTTTAGCGGTTCTATGCCGGCTACCAAGCTGGCAGTGATGGAAATGGATCCTCTGTTTGTAACGATTGCCCGTGCAGTGATTGCCGGTGTGCTTGCATTATCCGTTTTGCTGATCTACAAAGAGAAACGTCCTGCCAAAAACCAGCTGTTTTCACTGATATTGGTATCGATAGGCTGTGTCATAGGATTTCCGTTGCTGTCTTCTATCGCTTTGCAGTACCTTACTTCGGCTCATTCTATAGTATTTCTTGGAATGCTTCCTTTAGCTACTGCCATTTTCGGAGTATTCAGGGGAGGTGAAAGGCCTCATCCTATATTTTGGTTCTTTTCGGTGATCGGCAGTCTTCTGGTGATCGGGTATGCATTTTCACAGGGAATTTCTGCATCTCCTGTAGGGGATCTTCTGATGCTTCTGGCAGTTATATTATGCGGAATGGGCTATGCAGAAGGGGCCAAGCTTTCTAAAACACTGGGCGGATGGCAGGTGATTTCATGGGCACTTGTGATTTCCCTGCCTGTAATGCTGCTGTTATTATTGGTAAGTTTTCCCGGAAATCTGGAAACCGTAAGTTTTAAAGGATGGTTCGGGTTAGGATATATTTCTTTATTCAGTATGTTTATCGGGTTTATATTCTGGTACAAAGGGCTGGCGCAGGGCGGAATCACTTCCGTAGGGCAGCTTCAGCTGCTTCAGCCGTTCTTTGGATTGGCATTGGCTGCATATCTTCTGCATGAGCAGGTAAGCATAGGAATGCTGGCTGTGACGGTAGGGGTTATATTATGTGTGGCAGGGACAAAGAAGTTTGCGAAATAA